In Candidatus Accumulibacter cognatus, the genomic window CTCGCCGACCACGCCACGCCACACGCCTAGCAACAGGGAAGCTGCGACGATCAACAGGACCAGGTAATCAAAGACTGTCATTGCCTGCCGGCGACGACCCCAGTGACGCCAATTTTCTGCAGTTGTTCGAGCGCCTTTTCAGCGGCTTCCCGATTCGGGAAAGGACCGGCGCGCACACGCGTTTTCTTGCCATCGGGCGAATCAAGAATCTCGGTATAGCTATTGACTCCGGCTGCGCTGATCTTGCTCTGCAACTGTTTGGCGTTATCTGGGTTGGTGAAGGCCCCGATCAGGATCACCCGTTGCCCGCCAGATTTTGCCGCTGCCGATTCAGGGGGCTTGCCGGCTGGAGCAGAATGCGAGTGATCGTCGGAAGGCGATTTGCCGGCCTCTTCGGAAGCGGTCTCTGGCGTCTTCTCGGCGGGCTTGTCAACCTTCTTGACCGGTGCTTTTTCAGGCGGTTTTTCAACCGGCTTCTCGATCGCCTTTTCCGCAGGCAGCTTGTCGGCAGTTTTTTCGACCTTCTTTTCGACTTTCTTTTCAATCGGCTTTTCGGGCACCTTTTCGACCGGTTTCTCAGGCGTCTTCTCGATCGTCTTTTCAACAGGTTTACCGGTTTTGGCCGCCTTGTCCGGCGATGTCTCCGCCAGTTTCACGGGTTTCTTGTCGACCGTTTTCTCCGGCATTTTCTCCGCCGGCTTGACGACTTTCTTTTCAGCGGCTTTCTCGGGTACTTTCTCTGGCGCTTGGGCGACTTTGGCAGCCTTGTCGCCGCTTTTCTCGATCGACCTGGCCGGGACAGTGGCGGGATTAGCGGCCGGCTTGGCGATCGGAACGGCCACTGGCGACTGCTCAGTCGCGCCGCCAGATGGCATGGCTTTCTGCGGCTCGCCACTGACGGCAGGTGCGGCTGCCCTGGCTGCCAGATCCTTGGGTTGGGAAAGCAACGGCTCCTGACCAGGAATGCGTATCGGTACATCCTGCACCAGCTGCTTCGGCTCCTCGTCCAGGACCATGGGCAGGATCACGGCAGCCAGTCCCGCGAACGCGACCGCGCCCACGAGGCGGCGACGAGCCCGTTTCTTGAGCTGAAGTTGCGGATCAGGTGATTCGGTCATCGCTGGAATCCACTCGCGTCGCTTTGATCAGCGACCATGTTGCATGCTGTGCATGACGGCCGCGACCGTGTAGAACGATCCAAAAACGATGATTCTACCATTTTCCTCGGCCAACTCTGCAGAACGCGCGAAGGCTTGCCGCGGTGAGGCAAAACACTCGACACGACCGCCGAGGCCGGCGCTGCTGACGGCCGCAGCCAGGACGACCGCCGATGCGCCACGTGGCACATCGAGGTCGGCCAGTAGCCAGGTATCCACCTTGCCGGCCAAGGGCGCCAGCGAACCGGCGATGTCCTTGTCGGCAAGCATTCCGACAACGGCAATCGTCCTGCTGGAGAAAGCCATGTCGCCCAGGTTGTCTGCCAGGACGCCCACCGCCTGGGGATTGTGTGCCACATCGAGGACAATCGCCGGACGACCCGGCAACACCTGGAAACGCCCCGGCAAATCCGGTTCGATCAGCCCGCTCCGGATCGCCTGCATCGAAACCGGTAAGCGCTGTCCAAGCAGGTCGACGACGAAAAGAGCGGCCGAGGCATTGCGCAGCTGGCAGGCGCCGCGCAAACCAGGATTCGCGAGGCCACTCCGGCGCCGGCCACCATTCCGCCAGAAGGTCCATTGCAACCGCTCACCGAAATGACCGAAATCACGACCCAGCAGGTACAGGTCGGCGCCAATGGCCTGCGCATGTGACAGCAGCGATTGCGGCGGTTCCGGATCCGCGCATACTGCCGGTCTGCTCGCACGAAAGATGCCGGCCTTCTCGAAACCAATGGCCTCGCGTGTCGAACCGAGCCAGTCGGTATGATCGAGCGCGACACTGGTCACCACGGCGCAATCGGGATCATAGGCATTGACTGCATCGAGGCGGCCACCCAGCCCAACTTCGAGAATCATCACTTCGACCTCGCGGACACGGAAAACCTCGATGGCGGCCAAAGTACCAAACTCGAAATACGTCAGTGCGACATCGCCAGCGGCCTGTCGCGCCGCCTCAACGCGGGCAAAGGCCTCACATAGCCCGACGTCGTCTACCGGGATCCGATCAACACGCACCCGCTCGTTGTACTTCAGCAGATGCGGCGAAGTGTAGCAACCCACGCGGTA contains:
- the folC gene encoding bifunctional tetrahydrofolate synthase/dihydrofolate synthase, producing the protein MSKGEGRASAIPEHTLERWLAQLESLHPRGQAGIELGLERVQRVKRELGRHPQCPLVTVGGTNGKGSTCAYLEAIYHFAGYRVGCYTSPHLLKYNERVRVDRIPVDDVGLCEAFARVEAARQAAGDVALTYFEFGTLAAIEVFRVREVEVMILEVGLGGRLDAVNAYDPDCAVVTSVALDHTDWLGSTREAIGFEKAGIFRASRPAVCADPEPPQSLLSHAQAIGADLYLLGRDFGHFGERLQWTFWRNGGRRRSGLANPGLRGACQLRNASAALFVVDLLGQRLPVSMQAIRSGLIEPDLPGRFQVLPGRPAIVLDVAHNPQAVGVLADNLGDMAFSSRTIAVVGMLADKDIAGSLAPLAGKVDTWLLADLDVPRGASAVVLAAAVSSAGLGGRVECFASPRQAFARSAELAEENGRIIVFGSFYTVAAVMHSMQHGR
- a CDS encoding SPOR domain-containing protein, with the protein product MTESPDPQLQLKKRARRRLVGAVAFAGLAAVILPMVLDEEPKQLVQDVPIRIPGQEPLLSQPKDLAARAAAPAVSGEPQKAMPSGGATEQSPVAVPIAKPAANPATVPARSIEKSGDKAAKVAQAPEKVPEKAAEKKVVKPAEKMPEKTVDKKPVKLAETSPDKAAKTGKPVEKTIEKTPEKPVEKVPEKPIEKKVEKKVEKTADKLPAEKAIEKPVEKPPEKAPVKKVDKPAEKTPETASEEAGKSPSDDHSHSAPAGKPPESAAAKSGGQRVILIGAFTNPDNAKQLQSKISAAGVNSYTEILDSPDGKKTRVRAGPFPNREAAEKALEQLQKIGVTGVVAGRQ